GGCATACACCAGACCGGCCCATACGCTCTCACCCAACCAGGGTTGGAAGAAGAAGCGACCTGCCAGCAGTACCAAACCTGTGAGAATAAGCAGCAGACAGGGGATGGCCCCCAGCCAGTGAATGCTCACGTCCAGCTTGGACCAGCGGTACACCATCTTGCCCGAAAAACCGTGGTGCAGCTTGGAGATACCGTTGACCATGATAAACAGGGCAAACACCACTATCATGCCAAACAGCGCTGCCATCAGCCCCGGCGCCAACCAGGTGCCGCGAACCTGCAGCAGTCTGGGGTCGTAGGTATTGATGGGCTGACCATGAAACTCACTGGTCGAGGTGGTGTAACCCACGGCGCCGTCTTTCAGCTCGGCCCACATCTGGGCATCTCCCAGTTGGGCATTGGCATCGGCAGCATGGCCGAGCCCCATACCCAGCATGAGTAGCGCAGCCACGGCCAGGATTTTGAACCAATTGTTCATTGTTAACCTCCGTTGGGGGCGAACAGGCCGCCCCCCTGGCTGTGATTACTTCCAGGCACCGTTGTCGGCACCACGATAGACCACGCGCTCACGGAAGATGTTGGAAACCACTTCCGCATCACCGGCAAGCAGCGCCTTGGTGGCACACAGCTCGGCACACATGGGCAGCTTGCCTTCGGCGAGACGGTTGCTGCCGTACTTCTGGCGCTCAGCATCGGAGAAGTTTTCTTCCGGGCCACCGGCGCAGAAGGTGCACTTGTCCATTTTGCCGCGGCTGCCGAAGGCACCCTTTTTAGGGAACTGGGGCGCGCCAAACGGACAGGCGTACAGGCAATAGCCACAGCCAATACAGGTGTCCTTGTCGTGCAGCACTATGCCATCGTCGGTCTTGTAGAAGCAGTTGGCCGGACACACCGCCATACAGGGGGCGTCAGAGCAGTGCATACACGCCACCGAAATGGAGGCTTCACCGGGCTCACCATCACGGATGGTGACGACGCGGCGGCGCTGGATACCCCACTCGAGGGCGGAGTCGTTTTCGTTTTTACAGGCGGTGACGCAGCCGTTGCACTCGATGCAGCGCTTGGTGTCACACAAAAATTTCATAGTTGCCATAATGACTTATCTCCTCGATTACCGCGCTCAGGCCTTGACTATCTGACACAGGCTCGACTTGGTTTCCTGCATTTGGGTCACAGGGTCGTAGCCATAGGTCAGCGCCGTGTTGGCGGATTCACCGATGACGTAGGGCACGGTGCCTTCCGGATAGTTGGCGGCCAGACTCTCGCCATGCATCACACCGGCGAAGTGGTAAGGCATAAAGGTCACGCCGGGTTTTACCCTGGGTGTCACCATCGCCTTGATGAGGATGCGGCCACCCTCCGGGCCTTCCAGCCAGACATTGTCATTGTTGCGAATACCCCGGTCGGCAGCGTCGGCCGGGTTGATTTCCACAAACATCTCCTGCTGCAGTTCGGCCAACCAGGGGTTGGAGCGGGATTCTTCGCCGCCACCCTCGTACTCCACCAAACGACCGGAGGTAAGCACCAGCGGGTAGTTGCCGCTGAAGTCTTTTTCCTGAATCGACTTGTACAGGGTAGGCAGACGATGCACCTGCATGTCGTCGTAGGTGGGGTACTTGGCCACCAGATCGCGACGGGCGGTGTACAGCGGCTCACGGTGCACAGGCACAGCATCAGGGAAGGTCCACACCACACAGCGGGCACGGGCGTTACCGAAAGGAATACAGCCGTGCTTGATGGCAACGCGCACAATGCCGCCGGACAGATCCGTCTTCCAGTTTTTACCTTCGGCCTCGGCTTTTTCGGCCGCGGTCAGGTCGTCCCACCAGCCCAGTTGCTTGAGCATGTCGGCGGTGAATTCGGGATAACCGTCTTCAATCTCGGCGCCCTTGGAGAAGGAGCCCTCGGCCAGCAGGTTCTGGCCCTGATACTCA
The window above is part of the Shewanella litorisediminis genome. Proteins encoded here:
- the fdh3B gene encoding formate dehydrogenase FDH3 subunit beta, which translates into the protein MATMKFLCDTKRCIECNGCVTACKNENDSALEWGIQRRRVVTIRDGEPGEASISVACMHCSDAPCMAVCPANCFYKTDDGIVLHDKDTCIGCGYCLYACPFGAPQFPKKGAFGSRGKMDKCTFCAGGPEENFSDAERQKYGSNRLAEGKLPMCAELCATKALLAGDAEVVSNIFRERVVYRGADNGAWK